CCTCGGCCGCGCTGCGCTGCGGCTCCCGCTGCTTCTTGCGGTACGAGTTGATGAAGGTGTTGGTGAGGATGCGGTACATCCACGCCTTGAGGTTGGTGCCCTGGCGGAACTGGTGGAACGAGCCGTACGCCTTCGCGTACGTCTCCTGCACCAGGTCCTCGGCGTCCGCCGGGTTGCGTGTCATCCGCAGGGCAGCGGAGTACATCTGGTCCAGATAGCCCAGCGCGTCGCGTTCGAAACGCGCGTTGCGCTCGGCTTCGGTCTCCTCGTGCGTCCCCTCGTCCGTCCCGGTGACCGGACCCACCTCCTCCGCAAGCGTCAGGAGCCCGCTCATGGGCTCATCCGCTTCGGAGGATAGACGACGACCGGCCGCCTTCGCCGGTCGGGACGACCGCTCGGCGGCCAGCCGCAGCGTCGCCCAGTCCACCTCGGCCGCCGTCCGTCGGACGGTCCGGCTCACGGGGCTCACGGGGCGCGCGGGGCATGCGATGGAACCCATCGGGGCGGATCTCCCTCTACGAGTGTGTGTCGACCGTGACAACACCCGCACCGGGCACCGCATTCCTCCCGGAGCGTCCACCGGCCCTAGAAGAGGGTCGCCTCCTCGGGGGCGGGCAGCTCCGTGACCAGCTCGGGCCCGTTGTTCCGTACGTTGCTGACCGCGACGGGCACCGGGTACGCCCGGAACCGGCCGGGCGGCGGCGGCGCCAGCAGGGCGCGTATCTCGTCCGGGTCGGAGCGGCCCGGGTCCAGCCAGGCGTCCCAGCGCTCCGGCGGGAGGGCCAGCGGCATGCGGGGATGGATGTCGGCGAGCGAGCGCGGCGCGGGCCCGTCGCGGCCCTCGGCGTCCGCGCCGGGGAGGGGGCTGGTCTCGGCCTCGGTGGTGATCACCGCGCACGTCGCCCACCAGGCCCGGGGGTGATCGTCGGGCAGCGTGCTGTCGCGCCAGAACTCGAACAGCCCGGCGAGCGCCATCACCGATCCGTCGGCGGGCGTCACGAAG
Above is a window of Streptomyces sp. NBC_01803 DNA encoding:
- a CDS encoding SOS response-associated peptidase, whose protein sequence is MCGRYAASRRPEDLVGLFDIERWEPAEALPADWNVAPTKEVYAVLDRPVKDAGPAPVRQLRVLRWGLVPSWAKSPDVGVKMINARAETVHEKPAYRRPFAARRCLLPADGYYEWVTGADEREEEVKGKRKRPRKQPYFVTPADGSVMALAGLFEFWRDSTLPDDHPRAWWATCAVITTEAETSPLPGADAEGRDGPAPRSLADIHPRMPLALPPERWDAWLDPGRSDPDEIRALLAPPPPGRFRAYPVPVAVSNVRNNGPELVTELPAPEEATLF